A single region of the Pseudomonas sp. PDM14 genome encodes:
- a CDS encoding pyrimidine/purine nucleoside phosphorylase yields MFKVNEYFDGTVKSIGFAMSEGPATIGVMAPGEYEFGTSQLEVMHVVAGALTVKLPGSENWETFAAGSKFTVPADSKFQLQVAVDTAYLCEYR; encoded by the coding sequence ATGTTCAAGGTCAACGAGTACTTCGACGGCACCGTCAAATCCATCGGTTTCGCCATGAGCGAAGGCCCGGCCACCATCGGCGTGATGGCACCGGGTGAATACGAGTTCGGTACCAGCCAACTGGAAGTCATGCACGTCGTCGCTGGCGCCCTGACCGTCAAGCTGCCGGGCAGCGAGAACTGGGAAACCTTCGCCGCCGGCAGCAAGTTCACCGTACCGGCCGACAGCAAGTTCCAACTGCAAGTGGCCGTCGACACCGCGTACCTCTGCGAATATCGCTGA
- the gltA gene encoding citrate synthase, with protein MADKKAQLIIEGNAPVELPVLTGTVGPDVVDVRGLTATGRFTFDPGFMSTASCESKITYIDGDKGVLLHRGYPIEQLAEQSDYLETCYLLLNGELPTVEQKATFVSIIKNHTMVHEQLKSFFNGFRRDAHPMAIMCGVVGALSAFYHDSLDINNPHHREVSAMRLIAKMPTIAAMTYKYSMGQPMMYPRNDLNYAENFLHMMFNTPCEIKPISPVLAKAMDRIFVLHADHEQNASTSTVRLAGSSGANPFACIAAGIAALWGPAHGGANEAVLSMLDEIGSVENIDTFIAKAKDKNDPFKLMGFGHRVYKNRDPRATVMKQTCDEVLGELGITNDPQLELAMRLEEIALTDPYFKERNLYPNVDFYSGIILKAIGIPTSMFTVIFALARTVGWISHWKEMLSSPYKIGRPRQLYTGYTQRDIEPLDKRK; from the coding sequence ATGGCTGACAAAAAAGCGCAGTTGATCATCGAGGGCAATGCCCCCGTAGAGCTGCCCGTTCTGACCGGCACAGTTGGTCCCGATGTAGTTGACGTACGGGGCCTAACCGCCACGGGTCGCTTCACCTTTGATCCTGGCTTTATGTCGACCGCCTCTTGCGAGTCGAAAATCACCTACATCGACGGCGACAAGGGTGTCCTGCTGCACCGTGGCTATCCGATCGAGCAGCTGGCAGAGCAGTCCGACTACCTGGAAACCTGCTACCTGCTGCTGAATGGCGAACTGCCCACCGTCGAACAGAAAGCCACCTTCGTCAGCATCATCAAGAACCACACCATGGTTCACGAGCAGTTGAAGAGCTTCTTCAACGGCTTCCGCCGCGACGCCCACCCGATGGCGATCATGTGCGGCGTGGTCGGCGCCCTCTCCGCCTTCTACCACGACTCTCTGGACATCAATAATCCGCATCACCGCGAAGTTTCGGCCATGCGCCTGATCGCCAAGATGCCGACCATCGCGGCCATGACCTACAAGTACTCCATGGGTCAGCCGATGATGTACCCGCGTAACGACCTGAACTACGCGGAAAACTTCCTGCACATGATGTTCAACACCCCGTGCGAGATCAAACCGATCAGCCCGGTACTGGCCAAGGCGATGGACCGCATCTTCGTCCTCCACGCCGACCATGAGCAGAACGCGTCGACTTCCACCGTACGCCTGGCCGGTTCGTCCGGTGCCAACCCGTTCGCCTGTATCGCTGCCGGCATCGCCGCGCTGTGGGGCCCGGCTCATGGCGGCGCCAACGAAGCCGTACTGAGCATGCTGGACGAGATCGGCAGCGTCGAGAACATCGACACGTTCATCGCCAAGGCGAAGGACAAGAACGATCCGTTCAAACTGATGGGCTTCGGCCACCGCGTCTACAAGAACCGCGACCCGCGCGCCACCGTGATGAAGCAGACCTGCGACGAGGTCCTCGGCGAGCTGGGCATCACCAACGATCCACAGCTGGAACTGGCCATGCGCCTGGAAGAGATCGCCCTGACCGATCCGTACTTCAAGGAACGCAACCTGTACCCGAACGTCGACTTCTACTCGGGGATCATCCTCAAGGCGATCGGCATTCCGACCAGCATGTTCACCGTGATCTTCGCCCTGGCGCGTACCGTCGGCTGGATTTCGCACTGGAAAGAAATGCTCTCCAGCCCGTACAAGATCGGCCGCCCGCGCCAGCTGTACACCGGTTACACCCAGCGCGATATCGAACCGCTGGACAAGCGCAAGTAA
- a CDS encoding exonuclease domain-containing protein, giving the protein MPHWLVIDLEATTEEGGWPVSEMEIIEIGASLVNGEGREVDHFQRFVRPLRRPCLTTFCRELTHISQASVDSAAPLSEVWPQFERWILTHQPRLVGWASWGDYDRQQLYQDWQQHDLHSCLEHLPHSNLKQRFSEARQLTRPVSLTTALQMAGLSFSGQQHRALEDARNTARLLPLIFAA; this is encoded by the coding sequence ATGCCGCATTGGCTGGTAATCGACCTGGAAGCCACCACCGAAGAAGGTGGCTGGCCAGTGAGCGAAATGGAAATCATCGAAATCGGCGCCAGCCTGGTGAATGGCGAAGGCCGCGAGGTCGATCATTTCCAGCGCTTCGTCCGCCCGTTACGTCGGCCGTGCCTGACCACCTTCTGCCGCGAACTCACCCATATCAGCCAGGCCAGCGTCGACAGCGCCGCGCCGTTGAGTGAAGTATGGCCGCAGTTCGAACGCTGGATTCTTACCCATCAGCCCCGCCTGGTCGGCTGGGCCAGCTGGGGCGACTACGACCGCCAACAGTTGTATCAGGACTGGCAGCAACATGACCTGCACAGTTGCCTGGAACATTTGCCGCACAGCAACCTGAAGCAGCGCTTTTCCGAAGCCCGGCAACTGACGCGCCCGGTCAGCCTGACCACGGCCCTGCAGATGGCCGGCCTGTCCTTCAGTGGCCAGCAGCACCGCGCGCTCGAAGACGCGCGCAACACCGCCCGCTTGCTGCCGCTGATCTTTGCCGCGTAA
- a CDS encoding YkgJ family cysteine cluster protein, with protein MQCRAGCGACCIAPSISSPIPGLPGGKPAGERCLHLTLENLCAIFTHPQRPAVCSGFGADLEVCGDSREDAIRLLGWLEQATA; from the coding sequence ATGCAATGCCGTGCAGGGTGCGGTGCCTGCTGCATCGCGCCGTCAATCAGTTCGCCGATTCCCGGACTCCCCGGCGGTAAGCCCGCTGGGGAACGTTGTCTGCATTTGACGCTCGAAAACCTGTGCGCGATCTTCACGCACCCGCAGCGTCCGGCCGTGTGTTCCGGCTTCGGTGCGGACCTGGAGGTCTGTGGCGACAGCCGTGAGGACGCCATCCGCCTGCTGGGTTGGCTCGAGCAGGCGACGGCTTAG
- a CDS encoding START domain-containing protein: MVSLSRVTAICGLGVLVLTGTAQAEDWQLAKDEDGIRVYLSAVPGSKYKAYKGVVTIKSDVAKLRELQEDVTGSCAWIHACAEQKLLKREGEQSWVYTRFKMPWPVTARDSILHVTSSEGADGSLTRTLEGVPTYQPEDKDYVRVSSVKGSWVFVPKAAGEVEVTYQLHTEPGGSVPSLLANSFVVDAPFNTLKSMRDKAEGN, from the coding sequence ATGGTTTCGTTGAGTCGAGTGACCGCGATCTGCGGCCTGGGCGTGCTGGTACTGACGGGCACCGCGCAGGCAGAGGACTGGCAGCTGGCCAAGGACGAGGATGGTATCCGTGTCTACCTCAGTGCCGTGCCCGGTTCCAAGTACAAGGCCTACAAGGGGGTGGTCACGATCAAGAGTGACGTGGCCAAGCTGCGCGAGCTGCAGGAGGATGTCACAGGCTCCTGCGCTTGGATCCATGCCTGTGCCGAGCAGAAGCTGCTCAAGCGCGAAGGCGAGCAGAGCTGGGTCTACACCCGTTTCAAGATGCCGTGGCCGGTCACGGCGCGGGATTCGATCCTGCACGTGACCTCGAGCGAAGGCGCCGATGGCAGCCTGACCCGTACACTGGAAGGCGTGCCGACTTACCAGCCGGAAGACAAGGATTACGTGCGCGTCAGCAGCGTGAAGGGTTCGTGGGTCTTCGTGCCCAAGGCTGCCGGCGAAGTAGAGGTGACCTACCAGCTGCACACCGAGCCGGGTGGTAGCGTGCCGTCGCTGCTGGCCAACAGTTTCGTGGTGGACGCGCCGTTCAATACCCTGAAAAGCATGCGTGACAAGGCCGAAGGGAATTGA
- a CDS encoding NAD(P)-dependent oxidoreductase, translated as MAKVAFIGLGVMGFHMAGHLACEGHEVCVYNRSPAKVQLWLDEFAGESAATPREVAQGAEFVMTCVGNDDDLRSVLLGADGAFAGMAPGSVLVDHTTASANVARELATLAAERELGFLDAPVSGGQAGAENGMLTVMVGGDKAFYDRAEPVIDAYAKMIKLMGPVGSGQLTKMVNQICIGGVVQGLAEALHFAQCAGLDGHAAMEVISKGAAQSWQLENRHQTMLEGKFDFGFAVDWMRKDLGILLDEARRNGAQLPVTALVDQFYADVQALGGNRWDTSSLIARLKQTKS; from the coding sequence ATGGCTAAGGTGGCGTTTATCGGCCTGGGCGTGATGGGTTTCCACATGGCCGGGCATCTGGCCTGTGAAGGTCATGAGGTGTGCGTATACAACCGCTCGCCAGCCAAGGTGCAGCTGTGGCTGGACGAATTTGCCGGCGAGTCCGCCGCCACGCCGCGCGAAGTGGCGCAGGGCGCCGAGTTCGTGATGACCTGCGTGGGCAACGATGACGACCTGCGCAGCGTGTTGCTCGGCGCCGATGGTGCATTCGCCGGCATGGCACCAGGCAGCGTGCTGGTCGACCACACCACCGCCTCGGCGAATGTGGCGCGTGAGCTGGCGACGCTGGCTGCCGAGCGTGAGCTGGGCTTTCTCGATGCGCCGGTATCCGGCGGCCAGGCCGGTGCCGAAAACGGCATGCTCACGGTGATGGTGGGCGGCGACAAGGCCTTCTACGACCGTGCCGAACCGGTAATCGACGCCTACGCCAAGATGATCAAGCTTATGGGTCCGGTGGGCAGTGGCCAGCTGACCAAGATGGTCAACCAGATCTGCATCGGTGGTGTGGTCCAAGGCCTGGCCGAGGCGCTGCATTTCGCCCAGTGCGCCGGTCTCGACGGCCATGCGGCGATGGAGGTGATCAGCAAGGGCGCTGCGCAGTCCTGGCAGCTGGAGAATCGCCACCAGACCATGCTCGAGGGCAAGTTCGATTTCGGCTTTGCCGTGGACTGGATGCGCAAGGACCTGGGCATCCTGCTGGACGAAGCTCGGCGCAATGGCGCGCAGCTGCCGGTCACTGCGCTGGTCGACCAGTTCTACGCCGACGTGCAGGCCTTGGGCGGCAACCGCTGGGACACCTCCAGCCTGATCGCCCGTCTCAAGCAGACCAAATCCTGA